A genomic window from Winogradskyella sp. J14-2 includes:
- a CDS encoding nucleotide pyrophosphohydrolase: MNIKNAQIEVDKWIKEHGVRYFNELTNMAQLTEEVGEVARIIARRYGEQSEKESDKDKDLGEELADVVFVVLCLANQTGIDLQASFDKKMDKKTQRDRNRHHNNEKLK; this comes from the coding sequence ATGAACATAAAAAACGCACAAATAGAAGTAGATAAATGGATTAAAGAACATGGTGTAAGATATTTTAATGAGCTTACAAATATGGCGCAACTTACAGAAGAAGTTGGTGAAGTAGCGCGTATTATAGCAAGACGTTATGGTGAGCAAAGCGAAAAAGAAAGTGATAAGGATAAAGATTTGGGTGAAGAGTTGGCAGATGTTGTTTTTGTGGTGTTATGTTTAGCCAACCAAACAGGTATAGATCTACAAGCTTCATTCGATAAAAAAATGGATAAAAAAACACAACGCGATCGCAATAGGCACCATAATAATGAAAAATTAAAGTAG
- the aroA gene encoding 3-phosphoshikimate 1-carboxyvinyltransferase, which translates to MNLKILKSSIQNRQSSITITGSKSESNRLLLLKALFPQLEINNISNSDDSVLMTKALASDRAHIDIHHAGTAMRFLTAYFSIQEGKEVILTGSSRMQERPIGILVEALRQLGADILYEKTAGFPPLKIKGKKLKNSKVSLKANVSSQYISALLLIASKLENGLELTLEGKITSVPYINMTLQLLNEIGVETTFLDNVITVKPHNSDVKTKILTVESDWSSASYYFSIAALSNVDTTLRLSSYKKDSLQGDSILSELYKEFGIETSFKNNSVTIKKVRKVDGNKTIEIDLRNAPDIAQTIAVTAFGLGLECHLTGLHTLKIKETDRLVALKAELEKFGAEVEITDESLYLKPSKSIKSDVSVETYNDHRMAMAFAPLGLKTTLQINNAEVVSKSYPQFWDDLKTLGFQLTQA; encoded by the coding sequence ATGAATCTTAAAATTCTAAAATCGTCAATTCAAAATCGTCAATCGTCAATAACAATTACCGGATCCAAAAGTGAGTCTAATAGGTTGCTTCTTTTAAAGGCATTATTTCCTCAGTTAGAAATTAATAATATCTCTAATTCTGATGACTCCGTTTTAATGACAAAAGCATTAGCGTCCGATAGGGCACATATTGACATACATCACGCAGGTACTGCTATGCGATTTTTAACAGCATATTTTTCTATACAAGAGGGTAAAGAGGTTATTTTAACAGGCTCATCTAGAATGCAAGAGCGTCCTATAGGTATACTAGTAGAAGCACTGAGACAACTTGGTGCAGATATTTTATATGAAAAAACTGCAGGTTTTCCACCACTAAAAATCAAAGGAAAAAAACTAAAAAATTCAAAAGTATCTTTAAAGGCTAATGTCAGCAGTCAGTACATATCAGCCTTGTTGCTCATTGCCTCAAAATTAGAAAACGGTTTAGAACTTACCCTAGAGGGAAAAATCACCTCGGTACCATACATAAACATGACCTTACAATTATTGAATGAAATAGGTGTAGAAACCACATTTTTAGACAATGTTATAACAGTTAAACCACACAATTCAGATGTAAAAACAAAAATCTTAACAGTAGAGTCAGACTGGTCCTCTGCTTCATATTATTTTAGTATTGCAGCATTGAGCAATGTTGATACTACGTTAAGGTTGTCATCATATAAAAAAGATTCACTGCAAGGGGATTCTATATTATCAGAGTTATATAAAGAGTTTGGTATAGAAACTAGTTTTAAGAATAATTCTGTAACCATAAAAAAAGTTAGGAAAGTTGATGGTAACAAAACCATAGAGATCGATTTGAGAAATGCGCCAGACATAGCTCAGACAATTGCAGTGACTGCATTTGGTTTAGGATTAGAATGCCATTTAACAGGCTTACATACCTTAAAAATAAAAGAAACCGACAGATTAGTAGCCTTAAAAGCAGAGTTAGAAAAGTTTGGTGCAGAAGTAGAAATTACGGATGAATCTTTGTATTTAAAACCCTCTAAAAGTATTAAAAGTGATGTGTCTGTAGAGACTTATAACGACCATAGAATGGCAATGGCATTTGCTCCATTAGGGTTAAAAACAACACTTCAAATTAACAATGCGGAAGTGGTGAGTAAATCGTATCCTCAATTTTGGGATGATCTTAAAACTTTAGGATTTCAGTTGACCCAAGCATAG
- the queA gene encoding tRNA preQ1(34) S-adenosylmethionine ribosyltransferase-isomerase QueA, whose product MKLSNFNFDLPEELLAEHPAEHRDESRLMVLDRANQTIEHKLFKDIIDYFDEGDVMIMNNTKVFPARLYGNKEKTGARIEVFLLRELNQDQRLWDVLVDPARKIRIGNKLYFGDDETLVAEVIDNTTSRGRTLRFLYDGSYNDFRRKLTELGQTPLPKYIKRDVEPEDEERYQTIYAKNEGAVAAPTAGLHFSKHLLKRLEIKGIDMAEVTLHVGLGTFNPVEVEDLSKHKMDSEEIIISQKAADVVNKGIENKKRVCAVGTTSMRTIESSVSSSGRLNPYEGWTNKFIFPPYDFSIANSMITNFHTPKSTLLMMISAFAGHDFVKHAYEEAVKEKYRFYSYGDAMLII is encoded by the coding sequence ATGAAATTATCAAACTTTAATTTTGACCTTCCAGAAGAATTATTAGCTGAGCATCCTGCAGAACACAGAGACGAATCTAGGTTAATGGTTCTAGACAGAGCTAATCAAACGATCGAACACAAACTTTTTAAAGATATTATCGATTATTTTGATGAAGGTGATGTAATGATAATGAACAACACTAAAGTTTTTCCTGCCAGATTATACGGTAATAAGGAAAAAACAGGTGCGCGTATCGAAGTGTTTTTGTTAAGAGAATTAAATCAAGATCAACGTCTTTGGGATGTATTGGTAGATCCTGCACGCAAAATTAGAATTGGTAACAAACTATACTTTGGTGATGACGAAACTTTAGTAGCTGAGGTTATTGATAATACAACGTCTAGAGGACGTACCTTACGTTTCTTATACGATGGATCTTACAATGATTTTAGAAGAAAATTAACTGAGTTAGGGCAAACACCACTACCAAAGTATATTAAGAGAGACGTAGAGCCAGAAGATGAGGAGCGTTACCAAACCATATACGCAAAAAATGAAGGTGCAGTGGCAGCACCAACAGCTGGTTTACACTTTTCTAAGCACCTATTAAAGCGTTTAGAGATTAAAGGTATAGATATGGCAGAAGTTACATTACATGTTGGTTTAGGAACATTCAATCCAGTAGAGGTAGAAGACCTTTCTAAACACAAAATGGATAGCGAAGAGATTATAATTAGCCAGAAAGCTGCTGATGTAGTAAATAAAGGTATAGAGAATAAAAAGCGCGTTTGTGCTGTTGGTACCACATCTATGCGTACTATAGAAAGTTCCGTGTCATCAAGTGGTAGGTTAAATCCATATGAGGGATGGACAAATAAGTTTATATTTCCACCTTACGATTTTAGCATTGCCAATAGTATGATCACTAATTTTCATACACCAAAATCAACATTATTAATGATGATTTCTGCATTTGCAGGTCATGATTTTGTTAAACACGCCTATGAAGAAGCGGTGAAAGAAAAATACAGATTCTATTCTTATGGTGATGCTATGTTAATCATCTAA
- the rlmN gene encoding 23S rRNA (adenine(2503)-C(2))-methyltransferase RlmN, with translation MEVKKKDIRALTKEQLRDFFVKQGDKAFRGNQVYEWLWQKSAHSFDDMTNISLQTRQMLEDNFVINHIKVDQMQRSSDGTIKNAVRLHDDLIVESVLIPTPTRTTACVSSQVGCSLDCKFCATARLKRMRNLNPDEIYDQVVAIDNESRLYHGRPLSNIVFMGMGEPLMNYNNVLKAIDKITSPEGLGMSPKRIVVSTSGVPKMIKKMADDEVKFKLAVSLHSAIDEVRTSIMPFNATFPLKDLREALEYWYAKTKNRITYEYVVWKGINDKRKDVDALVEFCKFAPSKVNLIEYNPIDDGEFQQADSKALDMYVSVLEANNITVTVRRSRGKDIDAACGQLANKNKA, from the coding sequence ATGGAAGTTAAGAAGAAAGATATAAGAGCATTAACCAAAGAGCAGCTTCGAGATTTTTTTGTAAAACAAGGAGATAAAGCGTTTAGGGGAAATCAAGTTTATGAGTGGCTATGGCAAAAGTCTGCCCATAGTTTTGATGATATGACCAATATATCCTTGCAAACGCGTCAGATGTTAGAAGACAACTTTGTAATAAATCATATTAAGGTAGACCAAATGCAGCGTAGTTCTGATGGAACTATAAAAAATGCCGTACGCTTGCATGACGATTTAATTGTAGAATCTGTGCTAATACCAACACCAACGCGCACAACAGCATGTGTGTCTTCTCAGGTTGGATGTAGTTTGGATTGTAAGTTTTGTGCAACAGCAAGATTAAAACGTATGCGTAATCTTAATCCAGATGAAATTTATGACCAAGTTGTAGCTATTGATAATGAAAGTAGATTATATCATGGCAGACCATTAAGTAATATTGTGTTTATGGGAATGGGAGAGCCACTGATGAACTACAACAATGTGCTAAAAGCCATTGATAAAATCACATCGCCAGAAGGTTTAGGGATGTCACCAAAACGAATTGTAGTGTCCACATCTGGAGTGCCAAAAATGATAAAGAAAATGGCTGATGATGAGGTTAAATTTAAACTGGCAGTATCCTTACATTCAGCTATAGATGAGGTCAGGACTTCAATTATGCCTTTTAACGCTACATTCCCTTTAAAAGATTTGAGAGAAGCTTTAGAATATTGGTATGCTAAAACAAAAAACAGAATTACTTACGAATATGTCGTTTGGAAAGGTATAAACGATAAACGCAAAGATGTAGATGCATTAGTTGAATTTTGCAAGTTTGCACCAAGCAAGGTTAATCTTATAGAATATAATCCTATAGATGATGGTGAGTTTCAACAAGCAGATTCTAAAGCGTTAGATATGTATGTTTCTGTTTTAGAAGCTAATAATATTACAGTAACCGTAAGACGAAGCAGAGGTAAAGATATTGATGCTGCTTGTGGTCAGTTGGCTAATAAAAATAAAGCATAA
- a CDS encoding T9SS type A sorting domain-containing protein, which translates to MKKITLIMALVFTSSLMFAQVLSEDFEGGLVLPAGWSNNEITPLGGTWGFASGGEAVGYNPPNTLYYDNGLFGNYALFDSDGLGNDMNAENTALESPAFDVSGATNVILSFNHFFTAGYGGQGFVEVFDGTTWVQVATYSGADQDDSSFGLEEINVSTELAGVANAQVRFRWVGDWSWGWAVDNIEVNAPSCIDPTGFVVGPNGVSTTTFDIEWTDPNGGGTVFDIEWGTTGFLVGTGTMVNDLAATNYDFTGLMPDTEYEFYITANCTGGNGDSNQVGPITFLTAFDCSTYALPLTEVFDNNNAFVSCYSTEDLDGDTLSWISQQDLDLDGDMVPETFATNANGDGATTPMKNDWLIGPAISLTAGTNYEVTTRFNVFGGTPNASLEAFILDAANSSATQVATLFSNTGIVTQGEFETLETMAYEEINTFSVGTSGDYYIAYRSFGAGGSGFILMFDSNIQESLSIDEFNQNTFTHNYSKDLETLTLESSNLEMTNIEIYSILGQNVISKPLSSTREVIDIASLNDGVYLAKVFADGGSKTIKFVKN; encoded by the coding sequence ATGAAAAAAATTACTTTAATAATGGCATTGGTCTTTACTTCTAGTCTAATGTTTGCACAAGTCTTATCAGAAGATTTTGAAGGAGGTTTAGTGTTACCTGCCGGGTGGAGCAACAACGAAATTACACCCTTAGGGGGAACTTGGGGTTTTGCCTCTGGTGGCGAAGCTGTAGGTTATAACCCACCAAATACTCTTTATTACGACAATGGTTTATTTGGTAACTATGCTTTGTTTGATAGTGATGGCTTAGGTAATGACATGAATGCAGAAAACACAGCATTAGAGAGCCCTGCTTTTGATGTTTCTGGTGCTACAAATGTTATTTTATCTTTCAATCACTTTTTTACTGCTGGTTACGGTGGACAAGGCTTTGTTGAAGTTTTTGATGGTACCACGTGGGTGCAGGTTGCGACATACTCTGGTGCTGACCAAGACGATTCATCCTTTGGCCTTGAGGAAATAAACGTCTCTACAGAGCTTGCTGGTGTTGCAAATGCACAAGTACGTTTTAGATGGGTTGGAGACTGGTCTTGGGGATGGGCTGTTGATAATATCGAAGTTAACGCCCCTAGCTGTATCGACCCAACGGGCTTTGTTGTTGGTCCTAACGGCGTTAGTACCACTACTTTTGATATAGAATGGACCGATCCTAATGGCGGTGGTACTGTTTTTGATATAGAATGGGGTACTACAGGCTTTTTGGTAGGGACAGGAACCATGGTAAACGACCTTGCCGCTACCAACTACGATTTTACCGGTTTAATGCCTGATACAGAATACGAATTTTACATCACCGCAAATTGTACTGGTGGTAATGGAGATAGTAATCAAGTAGGCCCTATTACGTTTTTAACGGCTTTTGATTGTAGCACTTATGCGCTACCTCTTACAGAAGTTTTTGATAATAATAATGCATTTGTTAGTTGTTATTCAACAGAAGATCTTGACGGTGATACTCTTTCTTGGATTTCACAACAAGATTTAGATCTTGATGGTGACATGGTGCCTGAAACATTTGCTACTAATGCCAATGGTGATGGAGCGACCACACCTATGAAAAACGATTGGTTAATAGGTCCTGCAATTTCTTTAACCGCAGGTACTAACTATGAAGTTACAACTAGATTTAATGTATTTGGTGGGACACCAAATGCGAGTTTAGAAGCTTTTATTTTAGATGCAGCCAACTCTAGCGCAACTCAGGTAGCTACATTATTTTCTAATACTGGCATAGTTACTCAAGGAGAGTTTGAAACACTAGAAACAATGGCTTATGAAGAAATAAACACTTTTTCTGTTGGAACTTCTGGCGATTATTACATTGCTTATCGTTCATTTGGTGCTGGTGGATCTGGATTTATTCTAATGTTTGACTCAAACATTCAAGAATCACTAAGTATTGATGAGTTTAACCAAAACACATTTACTCATAATTATAGTAAAGACTTAGAAACATTAACTTTAGAGTCTTCTAATTTAGAAATGACTAATATTGAAATCTATTCAATCTTAGGTCAGAATGTGATTTCTAAGCCATTATCTAGTACTAGAGAGGTCATCGATATTGCATCATTAAATGATGGTGTTTACCTAGCAAAAGTATTTGCTGATGGAGGTTCTAAGACTATTAAGTTTGTGAAGAACTAA
- a CDS encoding polyprenyl synthetase family protein, which produces MKITEQIKQPIAYEMELFEQKFRLSMASKVALLNRITHYIVNRKGKQMRPMFVFLVAKMLNNGEVSERTYRGASVIELIHTATLVHDDVVDDSNRRRGFFSINALWKNKIAVLIGDYLLSKGLLLSIDNNDFDLLKIISVAVREMSEGELLQIEKARQLDITEDVYYDIIRQKTATLIAACCSLGAASVKPNSTEVETMRKFGELIGMAFQIKDDLFDYGEEKIGKPTGIDIKEQKMTLPLIYVLNNCSKKEKSWLINSVKNHNKDKKRVKEVIAFVKSNGGLDYAISKMKDFQQEALNLLSKYPQSPYKASLELMVNYVIERKK; this is translated from the coding sequence ATGAAAATAACCGAACAAATTAAACAACCTATAGCCTACGAGATGGAGCTTTTTGAGCAAAAATTTCGGTTATCCATGGCTAGTAAGGTGGCTTTGTTAAACAGAATAACACATTATATTGTTAACAGAAAAGGTAAGCAAATGCGGCCTATGTTTGTGTTTTTGGTAGCAAAAATGCTGAACAATGGTGAAGTTAGTGAGCGTACGTACAGAGGTGCTTCGGTTATAGAATTAATTCATACAGCAACTTTAGTGCATGACGATGTTGTAGATGATAGTAATAGACGGAGAGGCTTCTTCTCAATCAATGCCCTTTGGAAAAATAAAATAGCGGTTTTAATTGGTGATTACCTACTTTCTAAAGGCTTATTGCTTTCTATCGATAATAATGACTTCGATCTTTTAAAAATTATATCTGTAGCGGTACGCGAAATGAGCGAGGGAGAATTATTACAGATAGAAAAAGCCAGACAGCTAGATATTACAGAAGATGTCTATTATGATATTATACGCCAAAAAACAGCAACCTTAATTGCAGCCTGCTGTAGTTTGGGTGCAGCATCGGTAAAACCAAATTCTACCGAGGTAGAAACTATGCGTAAGTTTGGGGAACTTATTGGCATGGCATTTCAAATAAAAGATGATTTATTTGATTATGGAGAAGAAAAAATTGGCAAACCAACAGGAATAGATATAAAGGAGCAGAAGATGACACTACCTTTAATTTATGTACTTAATAATTGTTCAAAGAAGGAAAAATCTTGGTTAATCAACTCTGTTAAAAATCATAATAAAGATAAAAAGCGCGTCAAGGAAGTTATTGCTTTTGTAAAATCTAATGGTGGTTTAGATTATGCCATTTCAAAAATGAAAGACTTTCAACAAGAGGCTTTAAACTTACTGAGCAAATATCCACAATCTCCATATAAAGCTTCACTAGAGCTTATGGTAAATTACGTGATAGAAAGAAAGAAATAA